In one Chitinophaga sancti genomic region, the following are encoded:
- a CDS encoding efflux RND transporter periplasmic adaptor subunit, with product MMTNSKMQVILASFLVCHVAGGCQSGKANGEKYEPAPTPALPVLRIDTTTARTIRDYAAQLEGKENVDVRSQVDGYLDKVLVEEGSYVRAGQPLFKINDRTYQAQLEKDVASLRAAQSAEANAVLEVEKIRPLSDNKVVSDIQLKTALTSLQAAKANVEQAKAAVAASRVNLGFTLIKAPVSGYIGRIPRRTGNLISSSDATALTTLSDISKIYAYFSMSENDFIAFSKQLKNLPSVDLILSNGDTYAHQGKIEMIDGQFNKSTAAISIRATFPNPEGLLRSGNTGRVRVNQLVPHIMLVPQAATMEMQDKRFVYKLDSGNVAKRQEILTTGSTGKYFIVTDGLHRGDHILSTGVETIREGTTIQPVIKK from the coding sequence ATGATGACTAACAGTAAAATGCAGGTAATATTGGCGTCATTCCTGGTCTGTCATGTTGCAGGCGGATGCCAGTCCGGCAAGGCAAATGGTGAGAAATACGAACCCGCACCGACCCCGGCACTGCCTGTGCTGCGCATAGACACCACCACTGCCCGTACTATCAGAGACTATGCCGCGCAGCTGGAAGGTAAGGAAAATGTAGATGTACGTTCACAGGTAGACGGTTACCTGGATAAGGTATTGGTAGAAGAAGGGAGCTATGTTAGAGCAGGACAGCCCCTTTTTAAGATTAATGACCGTACTTACCAGGCGCAGTTGGAAAAAGATGTCGCTTCCCTGCGGGCTGCACAATCAGCAGAAGCAAATGCAGTACTGGAAGTTGAAAAGATCAGACCCCTCTCAGATAATAAAGTCGTTTCAGACATACAGCTCAAAACAGCATTAACCTCATTACAGGCTGCCAAAGCAAATGTAGAACAGGCAAAAGCCGCTGTGGCAGCAAGCCGGGTGAATCTGGGATTTACACTTATCAAAGCCCCGGTGAGTGGTTATATCGGCCGTATCCCCAGGAGGACCGGTAACCTTATCAGCAGTTCCGATGCGACTGCTTTAACCACACTTTCAGATATCAGTAAGATCTATGCATATTTCTCCATGAGTGAAAATGATTTTATTGCTTTTAGTAAGCAATTGAAAAATCTGCCTTCTGTAGATCTTATCCTCTCTAACGGAGACACCTATGCGCACCAGGGGAAAATAGAAATGATCGATGGGCAGTTTAATAAAAGTACTGCTGCGATCAGTATCCGCGCTACCTTCCCTAATCCTGAAGGCTTATTGAGATCCGGTAATACCGGCAGGGTAAGGGTGAACCAGCTCGTTCCTCATATTATGCTGGTTCCACAAGCGGCTACCATGGAAATGCAGGATAAGCGATTCGTGTATAAACTGGATTCGGGTAATGTGGCGAAGCGACAGGAGATCCTGACTACCGGTAGCACAGGTAAATATTTCATTGTAACAGATGGCTTGCATCGTGGAGACCATATTCTAAGCACCGGCGTTGAGACGATTAGGGAAGGTACCACCATTCAGCCGGTCATTAAGAAATAA